In one Chloroflexota bacterium genomic region, the following are encoded:
- a CDS encoding flippase-like domain-containing protein, producing MTRGGVLRALVGILISVVTLVVILRGVDLGQVADILRSATPGWLAVMVAGIAVDLVTRGVRWGRLLEPVRHVPYRRMVEYLLIGYLANNVLPARLGELVRCHYLGDREGVSRTTALGTVVVERVVDTAVVVSIAALAIVVLQVRGLVANAVLLGLAVTALLVVGLAVLVVAHRLPGVERVVALVDRWPRVADLGRKLHDGLAVASRPRTLVEALVLSAFAWTATVIAFAAAGQALGVQLTTAQAALLASGVALATAIPSGPGNLGTFDLAAVAIASTFGLDREKAVALAILSHAAVLLVTSIGGGAALLKVGWGGRRTGDPTLSPEPRAASPDR from the coding sequence TTGACGAGAGGCGGCGTCCTCCGAGCCCTGGTCGGGATCCTCATCTCCGTCGTCACGCTCGTCGTCATCCTTCGCGGCGTGGACCTGGGGCAGGTCGCGGACATCCTCCGCTCGGCGACGCCAGGCTGGCTCGCGGTGATGGTCGCGGGCATCGCCGTCGATCTCGTGACGCGCGGCGTGCGCTGGGGGCGGCTGCTCGAGCCGGTCCGTCATGTCCCGTACCGCCGGATGGTGGAGTACCTCCTCATCGGCTACCTCGCGAACAACGTCCTGCCGGCGCGTCTCGGCGAGCTCGTCCGCTGCCACTACCTCGGGGATCGGGAGGGCGTGAGCCGGACGACGGCACTCGGCACGGTCGTGGTCGAGCGCGTCGTCGACACCGCGGTCGTCGTCTCGATCGCGGCGCTCGCCATCGTCGTCCTCCAGGTCCGCGGGCTCGTCGCGAACGCCGTCCTGCTCGGACTCGCCGTCACGGCGCTCCTCGTTGTCGGACTCGCCGTCCTCGTGGTCGCCCACCGCCTGCCGGGCGTGGAACGAGTCGTCGCGCTCGTGGACCGCTGGCCGCGGGTCGCGGACCTCGGGCGCAAGCTGCACGACGGACTGGCCGTCGCGAGCCGGCCGCGGACACTCGTCGAGGCGCTCGTGCTCAGCGCCTTCGCCTGGACGGCGACGGTCATCGCGTTCGCCGCCGCGGGTCAGGCGCTCGGCGTGCAGCTGACGACCGCGCAGGCCGCGCTGCTCGCGTCCGGGGTGGCGCTCGCGACGGCGATCCCGTCAGGGCCGGGCAACCTCGGGACGTTCGACCTGGCGGCGGTGGCCATCGCCTCGACCTTCGGGCTGGATCGGGAGAAGGCGGTCGCGCTCGCGATCCTCAGCCACGCCGCCGTGCTCCTCGTCACGTCCATCGGTGGAGGGGCGGCGCTCCTGAAGGTCGGATGGGGAGGGCGTCGAACCGGCGATCCGACGCTCAGCCCCGAGCCACGAGCGGCTTCACCTGACCGATGA
- a CDS encoding ABC transporter ATP-binding protein has translation MGGRPGGGPRGPMMGMGMGLPPAKSRDFRGSLRRLVGHLRPEAPLIALVIALAVVSVTFAIFGPRILGQATNLIFEGALGSRLPAGESQAQVVAGFRAQGQGQLADMLASMHLTPGVGIDFGALGSLLLLLIGIYVVSSIFSWMQGYIMAGVTQRSIYRLRRDVDLKLGRLPLRYFDGHSRGDLLSRVTNDIDNIGQSVQQSLTQLITSLLTIVGVLIMMLTISPILAVVSLLAVPLSLGVTVLVVGRSQRQFVAQWTSTGALNGHVEEMHTGHSIVKVFGRQREAIDHFDEENERLYQASYRAQFISGIIQPAMSLISNLNYVAIAVIGGLRVASGQMSLGDVVAFIQYSRQFTFPIIQTASIVNVLQSAVASAERVFELLDEAEEIPDPVDARVLGRAEGAVAFEGVSFRYEPEQPLIDDLALTVEAGRTVAIVGPTGAGKTTLVNLLMRFYELDGGGIAVDGIDTRDLTRDDLRESFGMVLQDTWLFHGTIRENIAYGRLDATEEEILAAADAAHVDHFVRTLQDGYDTVIDDDASNVSAGEKQLLTIARAFLADPPILILDEATSSVDTRTEVLIQRAMARLMRGRTTFVIAHRLSTIRDAHTILVMDHGHIVEQGDHESLLARRGFYFDLYNSQFAEALAEAS, from the coding sequence ATGGGCGGTCGACCGGGCGGCGGTCCGCGCGGCCCGATGATGGGCATGGGGATGGGGCTGCCGCCGGCGAAGTCGCGCGATTTCCGGGGTTCGCTGCGGCGGCTCGTGGGCCACCTGCGACCGGAAGCGCCGCTCATCGCCCTCGTCATCGCCCTCGCGGTCGTCAGCGTGACGTTCGCGATCTTCGGCCCGCGGATCCTCGGCCAGGCGACGAACCTGATCTTCGAGGGTGCGCTCGGCTCGCGACTCCCGGCCGGCGAGAGCCAGGCGCAGGTGGTCGCCGGTTTCCGGGCCCAGGGTCAGGGTCAGCTGGCGGACATGCTCGCGAGCATGCATCTGACCCCTGGGGTCGGCATCGATTTCGGCGCCCTCGGGAGTCTCCTCCTGCTCCTCATCGGCATCTATGTCGTGAGCTCGATCTTCAGCTGGATGCAGGGGTACATCATGGCCGGCGTCACGCAGCGAAGCATCTACCGACTCCGCCGCGACGTGGACCTCAAGCTCGGGCGGCTGCCGCTCCGCTACTTCGATGGCCACTCGCGGGGCGACCTCCTCAGCCGGGTCACGAACGACATCGACAACATCGGGCAGTCCGTCCAGCAGAGCCTCACCCAGCTCATCACGTCGCTCCTCACGATCGTCGGGGTCCTCATCATGATGCTGACGATCAGCCCGATCCTCGCGGTCGTGTCGCTCCTCGCGGTGCCGCTGTCGCTCGGCGTGACGGTCCTCGTGGTCGGCCGTTCACAGCGCCAGTTCGTCGCCCAGTGGACCTCCACGGGCGCCCTCAACGGCCACGTCGAGGAGATGCACACGGGGCATTCGATCGTCAAGGTCTTCGGTCGCCAGCGGGAGGCGATCGACCACTTCGACGAGGAGAACGAGCGGCTCTACCAGGCCAGCTATCGAGCGCAGTTCATCTCCGGGATCATCCAGCCGGCGATGAGCCTCATCTCGAACCTCAACTACGTCGCGATCGCCGTCATCGGCGGCCTTCGCGTGGCGTCCGGCCAGATGTCGCTCGGCGACGTCGTCGCGTTCATCCAGTACTCCCGCCAGTTCACCTTCCCGATCATCCAGACGGCGAGCATCGTCAACGTCCTGCAGTCCGCGGTCGCCTCCGCCGAGCGGGTCTTCGAGCTCCTCGATGAAGCGGAGGAGATCCCCGATCCGGTGGATGCGCGCGTCCTCGGCCGCGCGGAGGGGGCGGTCGCGTTCGAGGGCGTCTCGTTCCGCTACGAACCGGAGCAGCCGCTCATCGACGATCTCGCTCTCACGGTGGAGGCGGGACGAACCGTCGCGATCGTCGGCCCGACGGGCGCGGGGAAGACGACCCTCGTCAACCTCCTCATGCGGTTCTACGAGCTCGACGGCGGAGGGATCGCGGTCGACGGGATCGATACGCGCGACCTCACCCGCGACGATCTCCGGGAGTCGTTCGGCATGGTCCTCCAGGACACCTGGCTGTTCCACGGAACGATCCGGGAGAACATCGCCTATGGGCGGCTCGACGCGACCGAGGAGGAGATCCTCGCCGCGGCGGATGCGGCGCACGTCGACCATTTCGTGCGGACGCTCCAGGACGGGTACGACACCGTCATCGACGACGATGCATCCAACGTCTCGGCCGGCGAGAAGCAGCTCCTCACGATCGCCCGGGCGTTCCTCGCCGATCCGCCGATCCTCATCCTCGACGAGGCGACGAGCTCCGTCGACACCCGCACGGAGGTCCTCATCCAGCGGGCGATGGCGCGCCTCATGCGCGGCCGGACGACGTTCGTCATCGCCCACCGCCTCTCGACGATCCGCGACGCCCACACGATCCTCGTCATGGATCACGGCCACATCGTCGAGCAGGGGGACCACGAGAGCCTGCTCGCCCGGCGCGGCTTCTACTTCGACCTGTACAACAGCCAGTTCGCGGAGGCGCTCGCCGAGGCGAGCTGA
- a CDS encoding sulfite oxidase-like oxidoreductase, with product MFERLFGGREQDPAMAERIPPGQYRTTKFPVLHYGSVPKTDLAHWDLKVWGEVDSPFTLTWEQFRALPRKTVGTDIHCVTRWSKLDTTWEGVPIQEILRLAGVRPAATHVLAHSEQGYTANLPIAVLDDDDVLLADTFDGAELELEHGWPLRLLVPKRYFWKSAKWIRGLEFLDHDILGFWERYGYNNDADPWQEERYSDG from the coding sequence ATGTTCGAGCGACTGTTCGGCGGCCGGGAGCAGGACCCGGCCATGGCGGAACGGATCCCGCCCGGCCAGTACCGGACCACGAAGTTCCCGGTCCTCCACTACGGGTCAGTGCCGAAGACGGACCTCGCCCACTGGGATCTCAAGGTCTGGGGCGAGGTGGACTCGCCGTTCACCCTCACCTGGGAGCAGTTCAGGGCGCTCCCCCGGAAGACCGTCGGCACGGACATCCACTGCGTGACCCGCTGGTCGAAGCTGGACACGACCTGGGAGGGCGTCCCGATCCAGGAGATCCTCCGCCTCGCCGGTGTCCGGCCTGCGGCCACCCACGTCCTCGCCCATTCCGAGCAGGGCTACACCGCGAACCTCCCGATCGCGGTGCTCGACGATGACGATGTCCTCCTCGCCGACACCTTCGACGGTGCCGAGCTCGAGCTCGAGCACGGCTGGCCGCTCCGGTTGCTCGTCCCGAAGCGGTATTTCTGGAAGAGCGCGAAGTGGATCCGCGGCCTCGAGTTCCTCGACCACGACATCCTCGGCTTCTGGGAGCGGTACGGCTACAACAACGACGCCGACCCCTGGCAGGAGGAGCGCTACAGCGACGGCTGA
- a CDS encoding glycosyltransferase family 2 protein, with protein MPAYNAARTLERTYADIPHPLVDRIILVDDVSGDETVEVARQLGLDVIIHQQNRGYGGNQKTCYDAALEAGADVVVMLHPDYQYDATRIPALIAPIVDGSRDLMLGSRFLGDPLAGGMPRWKYLSNRFLTGVENAAFGLRLSEYHTGLRAYSRRVLETIPYHLNSDDFVFDQELIAQVVAAGLGGRIGEIGVPTRYFEEASSVGFSRSVVYGLSTLRVVARYLLHRLRLRRSPKLSARKRNP; from the coding sequence ATGCCCGCCTACAACGCCGCCCGAACGCTCGAGCGGACATACGCGGACATCCCCCATCCGCTCGTCGACCGGATCATCCTCGTGGACGACGTCTCCGGGGACGAGACGGTCGAGGTCGCCCGTCAGCTCGGCCTCGACGTCATCATCCACCAGCAGAACCGGGGGTACGGCGGCAACCAGAAGACGTGCTACGACGCCGCTCTCGAGGCGGGTGCCGACGTGGTCGTCATGCTCCACCCGGACTACCAGTACGACGCGACACGGATCCCGGCACTCATCGCCCCGATCGTCGACGGGTCGCGCGACCTCATGCTCGGCAGCCGCTTCCTCGGCGATCCGCTCGCCGGTGGGATGCCTCGCTGGAAGTACCTGAGCAACCGCTTCCTCACCGGCGTGGAGAACGCGGCCTTCGGGCTCCGGCTCTCCGAGTATCACACGGGGCTTCGGGCGTACAGCCGGCGGGTCCTGGAGACGATCCCCTACCACCTCAACAGCGACGACTTCGTCTTCGACCAGGAGCTCATCGCGCAGGTGGTCGCCGCGGGACTCGGGGGTCGGATCGGGGAGATCGGCGTGCCGACGCGGTATTTCGAGGAGGCGAGCTCGGTGGGCTTCAGCCGCAGCGTCGTGTACGGCCTCTCGACGCTCCGCGTCGTCGCCCGCTATCTCCTCCATCGGCTGCGCCTCCGCCGATCTCCGAAGCTCAGCGCCCGGAAGCGGAACCCGTGA
- a CDS encoding LLM class flavin-dependent oxidoreductase, which produces MTDLKLGILLWSQGATWREMLDGARRVDALGYDHLWTWDHINAIFGDWDQPIFEGWAVLDAWAMATERTRLGLLVGANTFRNPGIQAKNATTLDHISGGRAILGVGGAWFETEHTAHGIEFGSGFGQRLDWLDESVGLIRRLLDGEVVTSTPGGHYAMTGAHQLPLPVQRRLPIMIGGSGEKKTLRTVARYADMWNAMGTVEEMAHKADVLRRHCDDVGRDPAEIEFTLGVKLTIRDSVAEAERVWKSALEHNRTPLAEVADDVTFWNGTPEQIAERLAPYAELGFRTIISEQLAPYDTETLERFIGQVKPLVARG; this is translated from the coding sequence ATGACGGATCTGAAGCTCGGCATCCTGCTCTGGAGCCAGGGGGCGACGTGGCGGGAGATGCTCGACGGCGCCCGCCGCGTCGACGCCCTCGGCTACGACCACCTCTGGACGTGGGACCACATCAACGCGATCTTCGGTGACTGGGACCAGCCGATCTTCGAGGGGTGGGCCGTCCTCGACGCATGGGCGATGGCGACGGAGCGCACGCGGCTCGGCCTCCTCGTCGGCGCGAACACCTTCCGGAACCCCGGGATCCAGGCGAAGAACGCGACGACGCTCGACCATATCAGCGGCGGCCGGGCGATCCTCGGCGTCGGCGGCGCCTGGTTCGAGACAGAGCACACGGCGCATGGCATCGAATTCGGCTCGGGCTTCGGCCAGCGGCTCGACTGGCTCGACGAATCGGTCGGCCTCATCCGCCGGCTCCTCGACGGCGAGGTCGTCACCTCGACTCCGGGTGGCCACTATGCGATGACCGGCGCCCACCAGCTGCCGCTCCCCGTCCAGCGGCGACTGCCGATCATGATCGGCGGCAGCGGCGAGAAGAAGACGCTCCGCACGGTCGCCAGGTACGCTGACATGTGGAACGCGATGGGCACGGTCGAGGAGATGGCGCACAAGGCGGACGTCCTGCGGCGCCATTGCGATGACGTGGGTCGCGACCCGGCCGAGATCGAGTTCACGCTCGGCGTCAAGCTCACGATCCGCGATTCGGTGGCGGAGGCGGAGCGCGTATGGAAGTCGGCCCTCGAGCACAACCGGACGCCGCTGGCCGAGGTCGCCGACGACGTGACGTTCTGGAACGGGACGCCCGAGCAGATCGCGGAGCGTCTGGCCCCCTATGCGGAGCTCGGCTTCCGGACCATCATCTCCGAACAGCTCGCGCCCTACGACACGGAGACGCTCGAACGATTCATCGGTCAGGTGAAGCCGCTCGTGGCTCGGGGCTGA